GCTTCCGTGCCCtagttttctttcctttttagaaaataattttagtaTTCTTGGAGGAATGTTTAGACTGATAGTGAAAGATTTCTTTCTTGGTTTGTCTTTCATCTCAGCTTGAATAGTTTACTTTTACTTCCTTTTTTCTGAATGTATAAAAATGTAGCAGTTGTTTCTGTTTCTCTTTTGAAGGCAAGTTTACTGAAGAAACCATGCACTAGATGATATGGGATTATCTGATGTTTTTAGCATTATATGTTCAAACATATGCTTCAGaaacaattttacttttaaaaattgaaattcagTACTATGTTTTGCTTTTACTGGTCAAACTTTTGAATTCCAGGTGGATTTAGAACACAATCATTACAGATCATTTCAGGGGCTAACCTGTCTGATGCAAATATCTACAAGAGATGAAGACTTTGTAATTGACACCCTCAAGTTACGAATATATATTGGAATGTACTTGAGGGAAATTTTCAAGGACCCTTCCAAGAGAAAGGTAGTTTATATTTTGCAGCAAAAATTGATTAAACTTAGCATCTTGGTCAGCCTATCTGTTGTCTTTACCTTTCTTCCTTTAGGTAATGCATGGGGCTGATCGTGACATCATATGGTTGCAACGGGATTTTGGCATATATATATGCAACCTTTTTGATACTGGACAGGTAGTCATTTTACCACTTCTTTCACTTAGCCTAGATTTGAAGtctatgtttttatgattttccAACCCACTATTTCTTACATATTGGATTTGAAGTCTTTCATTAGAACTATGCACAACCTTTGCTTGGATAGTTAGCTTCCTAGTTAAGATCATAACCTTCCTAGTTAGCTTTATGGTCATTTGTCATTCAGGTGTTATCGTAGTGCTTTTAGGACAGTAAATCTCCTACTAGATGATTAATACTTGTATGATACTATGGTACTAGAGTTGTACTAGGTTAGATGTGCTTATGATTACGTATATGAAGTCCTTGCTCTCGAAGCTGTTCCTCTCTTTCACTTTATACAGGCATCAAGGGTATTGCAAATGGAAAGAAATAGTTTGGAGTATCTTTTGCGTCACTTCTGTGGAGTTGAGGCAAACAAGGAGTAGTTTTTTTAGCcttctatttaaaaattttatatcatAATTCTATAGTATTGATAGTTAACCATTCACATCAAACAAATAAAATGAGAGTTGTTACTATGCAGCTACCAGACTGCTGATTGGAGATTACGCCCTATTCCACATGAAATGCTCAAGTATAGTATGAAGTCTATCTTTCCATACcattttttgaaatttatcttTCCAGACAATCTTTTACTTAAGTATACTTGAGCTTACCAGGATATGACATTCAGATcatcatttcaaaattctaaccATAGTTGTTTCATGTAGGTATGCTAGAGAAGATACACATtaccttctatatatatatgacCATATGAAAAGAATATTGTTAGCTGAATCCTCAGATGGAAATGATCTTATATTGGAGGTATATTTTTTATTCAGTCATTTGTACCTGGAGAACTAATGCTTAGTTTATTAAGGATTTATCCATGCACACTTTTCTGTCATATATCATATGTCACTTGTTTCAAATTGTTCTTTGTTTAACATACTTCATTTGACTGTGACTACTTAACAGGTCTACAAGCGTAGTAGTACAATCTGCTTGCAACTTTACAAGAAAGAAATTTTTACTAATACATCATTTCTTAACATTTATGGGTTGGCAGTAGAATTCCTACCCTCTCTTAATTTGCAATTGCTTTCTTTTTGTAGTGTTAAtgcaaaataaatcaaatttaccTTCTTTGCAACCTTATCAACAGGTTGCGAGATGCTGATTTAAATGCTACGCAGCTTGCTGTTGTTTCTGTAAGTATATTACTAGCTTGTGTATAAGATTGATCTGAAGATTCCAATTGAAATAGTTTCTGTAGGATAGAGAATCATGAGTATCCATGGTCTGCTTTAGGTACTAATAAAATGTTAGAAATTTTGTGTTTGTCGAGTCATGGCCTCAATTCCTCTAGAAACAGAACTACTTGTTATTTGTTTTGTTATTCAAGGTCATAATTAAAAAGAAGGATATGTTCAATAGCTTATATAGAGAGGTAGGTTGTTTTGGTGCTAAAAATTGTACATGCATTTGATATAAGAGACACATAGACATGTAGACACAGTGAACCAGCTAAATGACTTGTGTTTGGGGTATGAGACTGGCATAATTAGAAGTTTGTGATATGCTTTCTTAGATGTGTATTATTGCTTGTACATGCATGACTGATCTTATTCCACAAGTTGATATCAATTCACAACCATGCTTCTTCAACAGGCTCTTTATCAGTGGAGAGACTATATTGCACGTGAACAGGATGAGAGTACTGGCTACATATTACCCAATAAAACCCTAATTGAGATTGGTACATTATGATTTTTCTTGTTGTCTTTATTTTTGGTTCTTGCACTTGGCAACTTATGCAATGTGATTGATGCTGTTTGATTGAAAAGCAAAGCAGATGCCTCCTCTTCCTGGAGCATTGATTCCGCTGGTGATGTTTAAACACCCAGTAGTTGAACAGCATCTGAGTACAGTCATTGAAATTATAAAGAATTCAATCGGTAATGCTTTTTCTTTTGAGATGATCGCAAGACAACTAAAGCTGGAGCGAATCGAAGCAGTAAGTCATAAGCTTTCTGGAGATTACGAGATATTCAGTTTACAGAATTCATATTCATGATGATACTATATATATTTGAATATTATTTAGCAATTCTTCTGAGAAATATCTCACCTCTGATAAAGTGGGTCTTACCAGGTATTAAAAATTGAACAGTTTGAGCTTTTTAGATGCTGTTAGATTCATAAGACGCCTATATTCTAATAGTTATTTTTCTTGTCCTTGTAACAAGAACCATCCATCTAATTTGACAAAATGCTGTAGATTCTTTTCATCATTGTTGGTT
The genomic region above belongs to Zingiber officinale cultivar Zhangliang chromosome 11A, Zo_v1.1, whole genome shotgun sequence and contains:
- the LOC122032742 gene encoding protein RRP6-like 2, with translation MGEEPTSSSPLKEEADSRRAVVSGPLAYSGESLHFFNNFGDFKSSLKGIGESESFSRGIAALDTILGIKKPPRFPEDLDDASASLAVLEDEFLCRLAISMDEFKRSREEKEAEGAKDETVSASGSSVNVTTKDKRMIAVPPRVPFHIPTIPRPQDVYKIRVNNNNLPFDHVWLDTGDGNMIHPLLKLSVADFVDRKSESEPVEPLHLESTPFKLVETWNDFEMVVAKLRHVDELAVDLEHNHYRSFQGLTCLMQISTRDEDFVIDTLKLRIYIGMYLREIFKDPSKRKVMHGADRDIIWLQRDFGIYICNLFDTGQASRVLQMERNSLEYLLRHFCGVEANKDYQTADWRLRPIPHEMLKYAREDTHYLLYIYDHMKRILLAESSDGNDLILEVYKRSSTICLQLYKKEIFTNTSFLNIYGLRDADLNATQLAVVSALYQWRDYIAREQDESTGYILPNKTLIEIAKQMPPLPGALIPLVMFKHPVVEQHLSTVIEIIKNSIGNAFSFEMIARQLKLERIEAQVEQIRQMRLRASSPSGNIRMPYH